In Dietzia sp. ANT_WB102, a genomic segment contains:
- a CDS encoding wax ester/triacylglycerol synthase family O-acyltransferase, which translates to MERMTGLDASFLYLETPEQQMVINGIVHLDVSTVAEGYSFARMRSGLARRVKEIPPFRRKIYDSRLNVGHPAWVEDFDFDIDSHVKLIEMEPGADEDEFLTLCGELASTPLDRARPLWKAWFIERRRSGQDATVTVSVFYRVHHAVIDGMLGSELLSTLAATDASTPPQDSALIRTHVGNPNPVQLILGGVRDLIGRPAAFFRLLPETLGIPREMKRVREQVGSTESMPAPFTAPRTVFNRALTPRRALATATLDLAEVREVKDLLGGTINDVLLTVIGGAVQSYLQAYDTAPEAPMVAVVPMSIRADTPPTGANQVSAMFATLATDEPDPVERYNKIAASSAVAKKQAGSIRPALLENWGRMSPRSMLNAGMKAYEFLRLGDVHPVIYNFIISNVPGPKQPIYFLGARITRIHPFGPLLHGAGLSVTSLSFDNHLDLGVITCEHLLPDPTSVARGIETALEELLAAARAGAPTGTV; encoded by the coding sequence ATGGAACGTATGACGGGTCTGGACGCGAGTTTTCTGTATCTGGAGACCCCGGAACAGCAGATGGTGATCAACGGCATCGTGCACCTCGATGTCTCCACCGTCGCCGAGGGCTACTCGTTCGCACGCATGCGCAGCGGGCTGGCCCGGCGGGTCAAGGAGATCCCTCCTTTCCGTCGGAAAATCTACGACTCACGCCTCAATGTGGGACACCCTGCGTGGGTCGAGGACTTCGACTTCGACATCGACAGCCACGTCAAGCTGATCGAGATGGAGCCGGGCGCCGACGAGGACGAGTTCCTCACTCTCTGCGGAGAGCTCGCGTCGACACCATTGGACCGCGCACGGCCGCTGTGGAAGGCCTGGTTCATCGAGCGCCGCAGATCGGGGCAGGACGCGACCGTGACCGTGTCCGTGTTCTACCGCGTCCACCACGCGGTGATCGACGGCATGCTGGGCTCCGAGCTGCTGTCCACTCTCGCCGCCACTGACGCCTCCACCCCGCCGCAGGATTCGGCGCTGATCCGGACGCACGTCGGTAACCCGAACCCGGTGCAACTCATCCTCGGCGGCGTGCGCGACCTCATCGGCCGCCCGGCCGCGTTCTTCCGACTACTCCCGGAGACACTGGGGATTCCCCGCGAGATGAAGCGTGTCCGAGAGCAGGTCGGCAGCACCGAGTCGATGCCCGCACCGTTCACGGCGCCCCGGACGGTGTTCAACCGTGCCCTGACCCCGCGCCGGGCGCTCGCGACCGCCACCCTCGATCTGGCAGAGGTCCGAGAGGTCAAGGACCTCCTCGGCGGGACGATCAACGACGTCCTGCTCACCGTGATCGGCGGGGCCGTGCAGTCCTATCTGCAGGCGTACGACACCGCCCCGGAAGCCCCGATGGTCGCGGTCGTCCCCATGTCCATCCGCGCGGACACCCCGCCCACCGGCGCCAACCAGGTCTCGGCGATGTTCGCCACCCTGGCGACCGATGAGCCCGACCCGGTTGAGCGGTACAACAAGATCGCCGCGTCGTCTGCCGTCGCCAAGAAGCAGGCCGGCAGCATCCGGCCAGCACTGTTGGAGAACTGGGGGCGGATGAGCCCACGCTCGATGCTCAACGCGGGGATGAAGGCGTACGAATTTCTCCGCCTGGGGGACGTACATCCCGTGATCTACAACTTCATCATCTCCAACGTGCCTGGCCCTAAGCAGCCGATCTATTTCTTGGGGGCCAGGATCACCCGTATCCACCCGTTCGGGCCACTGCTGCACGGCGCCGGCCTTTCGGTGACCAGTCTGTCGTTCGACAACCATCTCGATCTGGGGGTCATCACGTGCGAGCATCTCCTGCCCGACCCCACGTCGGTCGCCCGCGGGATCGAGACAGCACTCGAGGAACTGCTGGCGGCGGCCCGTGCCGGGGCACCTACCGGCACGGTGTGA
- the guaA gene encoding glutamine-hydrolyzing GMP synthase, whose protein sequence is MAENAQTDSQIAAEAVAPRPVLVVDFGAQYAQLIARRVREARIYSEVIPHTATVEEIRAKDPVALVLSGGPSSVYADDAPSLDPAVLELGLPVFGICYGFQAMAGALGGEVAHTGSREYGRTDVTVSGGVLHGGLPEHHPVWMSHGDAVTAAPDGFTVTASSPGAPVAAFECTERRMAGVQYHPEVLHSPHGQQVLSRFLTEVAGLEPTWTASNIADQLVEAVREQIGDGHAICGLSGGVDSAVAAALVQRAIGDRLTCVFVDHGLLRAGEREQVENDFVAATGARLITLDDSEVFLGHLADVTDPETKRKIIGREFIRSFERAVTQALELQGGGDGAASSVDFLVQGTLYPDVVESGGGAGTANIKSHHNVGGLPDDVEFTLVEPLRLLFKDEVRAVGRELGLPEAIVSRHPFPGPGLAIRIVGAVDRDRLETLRAADAIVREEMTAAGLDSTVWQCPVVLLADVRSVGVQGDGRTYGHPIVLRPVSSEDAMTADWTRVPYETLALISNRITNEVPDVNRVVLDVTSKPPGTIEWE, encoded by the coding sequence GTGGCCGAGAACGCACAGACCGACTCCCAGATCGCCGCCGAGGCGGTAGCGCCCCGACCAGTCCTCGTAGTGGACTTCGGCGCCCAGTACGCGCAGCTCATCGCGCGACGCGTGCGCGAGGCGCGTATTTATTCCGAGGTGATCCCGCACACCGCGACGGTGGAGGAGATCCGTGCCAAGGATCCGGTGGCGCTGGTGTTGTCCGGCGGGCCCTCCAGTGTCTACGCCGACGACGCGCCCTCGCTCGACCCGGCGGTGTTGGAGTTGGGCCTGCCGGTGTTCGGCATCTGTTACGGCTTCCAGGCGATGGCCGGTGCGCTCGGCGGGGAGGTCGCCCACACGGGCAGCCGCGAGTACGGGCGGACCGATGTGACCGTCTCCGGCGGCGTGCTGCACGGCGGTCTGCCGGAGCATCATCCGGTGTGGATGAGCCACGGTGACGCGGTCACGGCCGCGCCGGACGGGTTCACCGTCACCGCGTCGTCACCCGGCGCCCCGGTCGCGGCGTTCGAGTGCACTGAGCGTCGGATGGCGGGAGTGCAGTACCACCCGGAGGTGTTGCACTCGCCACACGGACAGCAGGTGCTGAGCCGATTCCTCACGGAGGTCGCCGGGCTCGAACCGACGTGGACCGCCTCGAACATCGCCGACCAGCTGGTGGAGGCCGTCCGCGAACAGATCGGCGACGGTCATGCAATCTGCGGTCTGTCCGGTGGCGTCGACTCTGCCGTCGCGGCCGCGCTTGTCCAGCGTGCGATCGGTGACCGCCTCACCTGTGTGTTCGTCGACCACGGACTGCTCCGGGCGGGCGAGCGCGAGCAGGTCGAGAACGACTTCGTCGCCGCTACCGGGGCCCGACTCATCACGCTCGACGATTCCGAGGTCTTCCTCGGGCACCTCGCCGACGTCACCGATCCCGAAACCAAGCGCAAGATCATCGGCCGCGAGTTCATCCGGTCGTTCGAGCGGGCGGTGACTCAGGCGCTCGAGCTCCAGGGCGGCGGGGACGGTGCGGCCTCCTCCGTCGACTTCCTCGTCCAGGGCACCCTCTACCCGGACGTCGTGGAGTCCGGCGGCGGCGCTGGCACGGCCAACATCAAGAGCCACCACAACGTGGGCGGACTGCCGGACGACGTGGAGTTCACCCTCGTCGAGCCGCTGCGGCTGCTGTTCAAGGACGAGGTCCGGGCAGTGGGCCGCGAGCTCGGCCTGCCCGAGGCGATCGTCAGCCGCCATCCGTTCCCCGGTCCGGGCCTGGCGATCCGCATCGTCGGCGCCGTTGACCGCGACCGGCTGGAGACCCTGCGCGCGGCGGACGCGATCGTGCGCGAGGAGATGACCGCCGCCGGCCTGGACTCCACCGTGTGGCAGTGCCCGGTGGTCCTGCTGGCGGATGTCCGCTCGGTGGGCGTGCAGGGCGACGGCCGGACCTACGGGCACCCGATCGTGCTGCGGCCGGTGAGTTCCGAGGACGCCATGACCGCCGACTGGACGCGCGTGCCGTACGAGACACTCGCGCTGATCTCCAACCGCATCACCAACGAGGTACCGGACGTCAACCGCGTGGTGCTGGACGTGACGAGTAAGCCGCCGGGCACCATCGAGTGGGAGTGA